Part of the Terrisporobacter glycolicus ATCC 14880 = DSM 1288 genome is shown below.
AAGAGAGTATGGAATTAAATTTTCAGGTAAATTCAAAGTTTCTCTAACTTTATCCATAACCTTACGCTTAGGGTGAACTCCAACCCAACAAGAAGCCAACCCTTGATTCGTACATTCTAGTAAAATATTTTGTGTACATGCTCCTAAATCATGTATCCACTTTCCTGGTTTTAGAAATCTTTCTTTGTTTCCTGTAACTGCTATACATAGTTTTGCATCTTTAATTTGCTTCGATTTATGATGAGTTCTTGACAAGTTAGATAAAATTGCTTTATCATCTATAACAACAAATTCCCAAGGTGAAGAATTCTTTGAAGATGGTGCTTGCATAGCTGATTTTAAAATTTCAATTATTATTTCTTCTTCCACCTCTTTGTCTATATATGTTCTTATTGAACGTCTATTTTTTATAACTTCTAACATTTTATCTTCCCCCTTAATAGCTTAAATCTTAATACCAAATTCAAAAATATATTATAATACTTTTCATATATGTCATAACTAAATCAAATGTCTGGGACAGTTAATATAATAACACTCATAATAAATATAATAATCGGGTTTATATTTTACCTCTTTAT
Proteins encoded:
- a CDS encoding nitroreductase family protein, with the protein product MLEVIKNRRSIRTYIDKEVEEEIIIEILKSAMQAPSSKNSSPWEFVVIDDKAILSNLSRTHHKSKQIKDAKLCIAVTGNKERFLKPGKWIHDLGACTQNILLECTNQGLASCWVGVHPKRKVMDKVRETLNLPENLIPYSLVAIGYSNEENKFIDKFDKNKIHRNRFE